In Betta splendens chromosome 1, fBetSpl5.4, whole genome shotgun sequence, the genomic stretch TCACTTTGTAACGTGTCTTGTGGGAATGTTGGTGTATAATCAGACCAAAATACATTTAACTGCAAGTCTAATTTATTAAAGTATGCAAGTACAGTCAACATCTATGTTTATCTGCTGCACATGGCTGCCGTCATCATTCACTCTTGTTTCATCTTAATTGCCTTGATGACGACCTTGTTCTTCACACCCAGTTGTCGCTGTTGCGTCAGTAGGAACTGGGGcctgaaaacaacaaagagcAGCGGTTAGAGAAACGCTGACCTCAGCAATCGTTCATCAGAGGCGAGCTGTGACCCTTTTAATCTGTTCTGTTAATAGCACATTCTTACCTGAGTGTCCACGGTTGACTTGAGGGCATTCTGTTGTGTCATGAGCTGGCGCTGCACAGTCACAGAACAGTAACAGCTGTCAGTGCTCAAACATACAGACAGTAAAGCTAACTAACTACAACTAACTAACTACAGTCTAGTTAGTTACTCACCCTGAACCTGGTGAGAGGCCCGGGCTGAGGAGCAAGCTGCTGTGGCATGGCcccccctgctgctccctgagCAAAGACAGTAATCATTTAGTGAATAAAACTGTGTGTTAGACATTGTTATACAATAAATACTGTGATACTGTAGTTACTATTACCCCTGCTGGCTGCTGAGCAACATTCATTGGTGCCATTGGTGCCATTGGTGCCATTGGTGCCATAGGGGCCATTGGTGCCATAGGGGCCATTGGTGCCATCTGAGGGACTCCCATCATTGGATACTGATACTAAGCAGAAAAAAACGCACATGGAATACTTGTACTCACTACTCTAATACAGGAACCAGTATTACATGAGTGTTGCTGTGCGTTATTAACACCCACTAACCGCAGGCATGGGGTACATGTTGGGTACAGCAAAAGCTCCAGGAGCAaactaaaatgcaaaaaaaacttTGTCAGTATAATTCTATGATTGCAGTACTTTTTTGGAAGCtgacaagaaaaaaacactaaactaaAACGACAACATAAAGTACAACTGAAATGAAATTGCCCTGATTCCCCTTGCAAAATGACCAGTGATGAGTGGTGGACTGACCTGCGCCATCTGAGGCTGCCCAGCCACACCTGCCCCGCCACCGACCACGAGGGGCGGGGTCAGGCCTGCAGCCACCAGCGCGGGGTTGACGCCGTTCCCCAATGCACCATTAGCCATCAAGGCTGCCAGCAACCTCTGTGTCtgcatggagagagagagagagagagagagagagagagagagagagagcttgtTGTTGGAGTCCAGTAAGCTTCATGGCAGTAATAATACGTACTTTGAGTGTTTTACCTTGCCAGCGCTGACCTGcaaggaaaaggaaaatgacAAGATGTTACATAACGTTCttacactgacagacagacatacaaacatacagacagacagacagacagacagacagacagacagtactCACACAGCAGAACATGGCTGCGAATGTTGTAAGGAGGAGAAACTTCATTTTGCTGGTTTGAAACCTGTAGAAACAGCATTCCTGTGGtaatatataaacacaaacacaatgtagAAGCATGCAAAACCCTCGGCCGGACCCCACATACCTGATATCACTGTTCTTCCTGCAAATAGGACAGTTATGAGCCAGGAGCACTGTAGGTGTCCTGTGATCATAGGACACCTTTTATCCTTGCAAGAGATTATAATGAGCCAATTAGAGAGAGGAACCCCGACTTGGTCATGAACTAAATGTGTCACCTGTGCGTCACAGAAATTTGTAGAGTGACATCTTCTTTTTCTACAATGCAAGATTTGGAGAAATAAGGCGCTAAGCTGGCTGTTTTCAAAGACGCTGCGTCCCAGTCAATCATCCGACATTGTTCTCGATGCAACAAGCgaccacaaagaaaaacacggTGATTCACTGTCTTGGGGTGGGTTTGCGGCGTTACTAAACTGGAACCCAGCGTGACCCAGCATCTAAACGATGCGGCCTGAGGTCACAGTGGGCAAACACCATCAAGTGCTTTGGTGGGAGAATGTATTAACCAATAAGAACACCTGCACAGTCGTTGGCGTCATGGAACGTGCAGCCTGTGGGCATTACACTGTTTaagaaggaaaaacagctgGTGATTGATTCATGTTCAGAAGAGCATCTGTCATTGTTGCAATGTGAAGCAGGAATAAATAAGAGTTTAGATTTCATTTAATGAAAATGCTAATGAAACGCTATGAGGGCACGTCTAATAAACACAGGCCTCTGATATTTTGAATAGGCAGAAatctgtttgctttgttgcaaAGCTCTGGAGACATCGCGCTCATTCACGCTGCGGTGAGCTGGGTCTGTTGTCACATCCTGAGGCTGTCTGGGGATCGGTTTCCTGGTGCTGACTGGGCAGGCCACAGCCGACCAGGTAAACAGTCTCTGTGGAAGTCTGGTCTGGAGCTTTATGCTAATTATATGCTGTCATGCAGTTCAGATTTAGAATCATTTCGTGGCTGCTTGCAGTTCATGTCATGATTTGCTGATTTGAGTAGCTTCTTATATTTTGTGATTGTCAGACATCCATGTATGACTCTTATGTTTAATTTTCTCACAGGCTCAGTGTTGCCTCTGTGAATCCTGcctgatgtgagtgtgtgctcaGGATGTTTTCATATTCAGGCTCCTAAATCACTATGTTGCAAACAACGTACTGTTTATAGAAAATATTTGTGTCTCATAcaaaaataacaacagcaaGCAGAGCCACACCCATGATGTTAGTGCTTCGCTTGAGCACTTTCACATGTAGTAGACTCAAATTAAAGACATATAAATATGtcatgtcaataaaatatatatttatgtatttgaatAAAGAATCAGTATATGATCAGCACcagatttaaatattttattcgGTTACTACGACAATTAGCTATAAGGTTAGCATTCAGACACGGAAATGAATCATGGGACATTCGCGATGTCAGATCTCTGCGGGGCCTCATttggtttctcctcctcctcctccatgccggagcattcttcctcctcctcacttggCTCCTCCTTCGTCGCGGGGAACTGCATCCTCCCGAGGAGAGCGGCGGCTGAGCGCTGAAACCTCAGCCTGCCAGCCGCGGTCCCACCGGCGGCGCCCGCCTGCTGCTGGTTGTTCAGCCCAGTCAAAGGGATCAACTGCACTTGGCCCGGAGCCAACGCAGCCCCCTGGGGGTCTCCGCCAGCATTTCTCTGGGACAGCAGGGCAAACAGGGTGACCGGGCCCCCCCTGGCCCCCTGAGCCCCCTGCCCTTGAGCGTTCACATTGGCTCCACCTGTCTGGCCCAAAAGCACTGCCCCGCCCTGTTGGAGGCCCCCAATAGGAATGAGCTGCAGGGGAGGTTGGCCCTTCGCGTTCCCCACTGGCTGGATGAAAAGCGAGCCCCCGATTTGCACCAGGCGCCCCACGACGGCTTCACCGTTCAGGGGGAGCCCGTTCTGAGCGCCGGCGTTGGCGTTGTTGCCGCCCGCTGCTCCGTTATTATTCACGGCCCCATTGGGGAGTGCTTCGGCGCTCCCAGACGATGCGCCGCCCCCCTCCACAGCAGCCAGGACCTGAAAGATGACCCACAGAAGGCAGAGCATCTTGAGTCTTATCACGGGGaggtcagacacacagcaggtgaAGTGCTGTGTCCGTACCTGCTTATATAGAGAGCGGCAGATTCAGCGAAGGTCCAATCAGAGTCCAACACAACAAGTCACTGTAATCACCATGACCAAGCTCGGCGctattttctgctttgttacCTTACACAGGGCCATTATTCAGGATTATGTGGCAAACCTGAAGTTGGCATCAGGGACTTGCGTTGTCATAACCACCCGTGGAGGCCACGCATCCACGTCATGGTGACATCAGAGAAATTACAGTAAGTAGCCACCGAATGGTGAAATCTGATATTAGAACTAACTCGGCCCAGGTCCTATCAGGGTCAAGTGGGATCCACCATCATGATgcaataatttttattttaggatTGAAAATGAATACAAACCATCAAATCACAGATCACAACAGGCTACACTGAAATGTTCTACATGACGACATCATAAATTCTTTGCCATCCTGAAGTCAGTCAGAGCTAACaatgaaaaattaaaacacaGATTCAAACATTTACAACTAGTTAACGCAAAGGTCTGAAAAAACAGGTTACGTGTGATTTAAAGAGTAACTCTGCACTAAATCATTCTGTATAGCTTTCTATAATCTACCCTCGTATCTACACTGGCATGTATTAGAAAACAGTCTGAGGGAAAAACAAATGTAACTCTTTTACGTTGTAATAAACATATTCCTGTAGCTGTGTCTGAGTTAGTTAGTTAATAAAAAGTCCAGATGTCCAAGCAATGACTGACACATTGATATTTGTCCTTTATAAAGGGAGGTGATATGAATCCCTTTCATCTGCACTGCTCAGGAATTCATATGATCCTGAGGTTGATGGCACCTCTGTCTGGATGAGGTCCAACAGGAAGCTCAGAAGAGCAGGTTGACGTCCATGTCCTCTGTAGAGACAAAACATAATAAGAATAAATTTAACAGAAGATGGTTAAATTAACTATATGACGGTAATGTATTATGACCATTGTGCAATTTAAAGGAAGGTACAATTGTGCCCTTGTATTCTGCCATTACCATGTTTGATgccaaaacaggaagtccactCTTTAAAGGACACCTGCTTGTCCTTGTCAGCGTCGCACACCTGGAAGAAGCGTGAGGTGCAGTGCTCCATCGGCACCAGAGGAACCCTGAGCGGGGCCAGCTCTGAGTGGGACAGCAGCCTGCGGAGCACGGGCCACAGGAAGTCAGCAgtacaagcaaacaaacacacataaccCAGAACCCCTCAACTGCTGACAGATGAAGGTTCATCTTCGCCACGTTAAGAGCAAACACATTTTGGGTTTTGGCTTCTCTTTTATTGCGGGCTATCATTTTATTGTACTTTCCTATAatcctcacatactgtagttgcaGGTGCGCAGACCACAACAGGTCAACCCACCTGTCAGAGGGGTGTTGGTCCAGCTGGGCAAACTGCCAGTGCACCGGGTAGATGTACATGTTGTAGTTCTTCTCAAAGTCCTGCGCGAGCAGCTCGACGGGGTGATCGCCCGCGTGCAGGCGCCGCTCGCTCTCGAAGATCTTCGTCACCTGCAAGCGTCAGAGCGCCACGTTCAGTTGAAGCCCCGCCCACCACAGGGCGGGAGAATCGGACGGCGGCATCCTACCCGGAAGCGCTGCTTGGGCGTGAGGTAGCCCGGCGACGCGGAGTCGTGCTcgtagagctgcagcagcacgttTTTCAGCCAGTCCCTCATCCGCAGCGGAAACTGGACCAGCTCCGTGTCCACGCACGCCGGTATCACtgcgagggaggaagaggacgggcACGTTTATCCCCGCACGGGAAACGGCTTCCGCGCGTGCGCAGCGTGCTCGGCGCTCACGTTTGCACGGCCCCGTGTAGTCCAGGTGGAGCCTGTGGCCCTTCTTGGTTCCCTCCAGGCTGCATTTGGTGGCAAAGAGCTGGCACGACGTGTCGTAGGTCCTGTTGTCGGTGCCGCACACCTGCGCGGGGCACAAGAGCGGCAGTCACGCGCGTAGCGGCCGCCGGCGTCGGCGGCGCGCGCATACTCACGTGCTCAAACTCATTGACGCTGGGCGGACACGCCGACGCCTCCTGACACACGCAGCCGGGCTTGTTGTCGGCGTCGAGTTTGCACATCTTTCCACGTTTGCAGTGGAAATCCTCACAGGGATCTAGAAGAGCAGACGATCACCTGAACGACCTTATACGACCGAATAGATTTCATTTTACAGTGTGTGGACTTGAGATGAAaaagctgcagccgccgccgcacaTCGCCCCCGTGCATTCCTGCGCTAGTTGAGTTTGTACAGTGATTAAACTGGGCCTGAGCTCGCGTATTCTCTCTTTAAGCCCGCGGGGCCGAGTTTTGGTAGCGAACGTCGAGCGCAGCGGCACCATTCATGCGGAAGGTCCGGCAAAATGAGCCAGTCAGCAGATTCCCGTCAGACTGTTGGGACAGTGTATTAGTGGGCGAGATGAGCGCAGCTGAAGGAAACCAACCAGCAGGGGCTTCTGGGTCATGAGTGCCTCCACCAGGAGAGGGCCTGGAACTGGGGTAGAGCTCCACTGTGGATCTGATCTGCACTGGGTTCATTCCCACCAAAGGGCCCTGGAAACACCGAACACATGCGAAAGCAACTGAAGGAGACACTAAAAACAGTGTTAAAACCATTTACTGTACCTCTACATCGAAACCTGCAATAATCTTATTTTTAGCAACTTGGGGTAAACACAACGCAGGCAGATTAGCACATTTTGTTGGTTTGAGGAACTACATGATCATTCACTGGGTCTGGACCTAGCTAAGTGTCAGAACTGACAGAACATTTACCCATTTTCCCGCCCGCCTCCTCTTGGCCTTGTGAACTGTATTGTGGGAGTCCTGAGGctcctgctggttctgatccGGCCCAGGTTGCGCCACCTCCCTCTGCGGCGAGCGATTCTTCGCCCTCTGGTTCTTCTTTTGCTTCCTCGTCTTCCCCTCGCCGTCCATCTTGGCGctttctccctcccttcctGAGTCACGCTCGGTGTTGCCCTTCGCTTCTGGAGCGTCCACGTCCTCGCTCACGTCTTTGCGTTTGGCCTGCGACTCTTTGTCCTCTTGAAGCCTCTCCTCATCAGACGCATCCCCATCGCTGTCCGCTGCCTCAGTGTTTTGTACATCTTGATCATAGTCATCAGATACCGGGAGAAGCTCTTTTTCACTATCTTCCTTCTCCTTAACATCTGCAACGTCTGTCTTCAAGACATACTGGGTGTCATCGATGTGGGATTTCCCTTCAGCAGGCTGTAAAACCTCAGTGTCAGCAGCGTAGTCCACATCTCCTGGGATCTCTGACTCCGTGCTgcctgtctcctccagctgggccACACTGGTCATCGGGTCACCTTGGGGCACCTTctcgacctcctcctccactttacCCACCACActctcctccatcgtctcctcctCATGTgctacctcctcctcttctctcttcttctgctccccctcagcctcctcataCTCATCGCCCCTCGCGGTCTCCAGCGTGGACCTGTGGGCCTCGTCCTCTCCTTCTTTCAGCTCCCTTCTctccacttcttcctcctcctctgcctctttccTTAGtacctccaccagctcctcctcgctcaTCAGAACCGCAGGGCTTTCATCTCCTCTTTCAGTCCCCTCCAACTCTCCGTCCTCCTTGTTAGTGTTAGCGTTGCCCTCAGAGCGCTGCTCCTGAGTTTCCTGCTTGTGGGTTGTGGGCTCAAGTGGACTTAAAGTGGGTAAGAGCTGTGGCTTGTTGGTCTCCTCTGTGACGATGTCCTAGTAAAGTGAATTTGATCATGAAATATGATTGAATCTAACGCAATTTTATATGTGCAAAGTGTGAAACTGTCTTGTTTTgaagaaataaaagtaaaagtgtGCCCTGCTTCACCTGTTCTTTGGTGGCATGTGAAGCCTTACGCAATCTGTGATGTTTTccatgatgtttgttttttacctgGAGACAACAAAAATTATTAATAAGGATCATTATTAGTTAAAAGTGCAAAAATATCGAACTAGGAAAATCATTGATAGCTAAGCTACTCACAGACAGGGCAAATGTGACTGCCAGTAAGCAGATGAAAACTAAGCAGGCCCTCATATCTGAAACAGTAAAGACAAAATCAAATGCTGCAAAACTTGCATCAAAAATGATGAAACAAGATGATGGCTTCCATCAAAAAGCACATCCTAGACAGTCAACACCCTGTCTCCTGTTTTCTAGCTGGTCGCAACGGTGATGTGAACTTGGCAGCTCTTGCGAAGTTAAAACAGATGAGTGCATCTGTATGCTGCCAACACGGCCACAACAAGCAGCGCTGCAGGACTGGCTTCATTGTTGTCACGGCAACAGGCCTCTGAGATGCGCCCCTCTCTCAAAAGTCACATTCAGCGCTAAAGTAAACATCAGAAGCTACCAGACTGGAAAAAGTGGACTAAGCCCACAAACTTTTTGTGCATAAGCGGAAAAAAAGCCGGAGTTACTGGACCCAGGGGAACAATGTCTGATTCAGCCCAGTGAAAGAGACAGaaatatacattattattatttatcaatTATGATGCAATGTTTCAAATGACACATAATATTTAACAGAGCTCCTAATGTATATTATATGATAGTCATGAGTGTATGTTTCCCATTTTCATATAAACCACATTTGATTATATCATGTAGAATTAAAAACGTAAGTTAACCATATTTGAATTTGTCTATATGCTACTACTATTATTGTACTCTATATTAGACAGTCGCGGTACAGTATAACTATGTCAATCGTCACTTCATGTTAATTAATGCAACTAGAGTAAagcttttaatatttaaaagcaTTAAGGCATAGTTTTTGTTAAGAGGATACAGTGTAAATTAGCTAGTAGTTGCTGCTTCTTTTACACATCTTCAAATTAAGATAATCACATCCACACACGGGCTAATTGATACATGCTGCTGGAACATAGCGTAACGATTTACCTGAGGCTGTGAGTTGCAAGAGAAATAAGAatcccacacaaacaccagtgtgtctgtgtagaaCCTGTGGAGGTGTCCTGTATTCAAGACAAACTGGCAAACGCACACACCGTAACAGACAGGCGATTTGGGGAGGGTCTCTGGGCTGCAGCAATACagacagggggagagagagaacccACATTAAGCTGCAGTTGGTTGATGagataaaaacacataaaaaataaacattagctAACATTAAACCCATGTCTGttccaaataaaagacaaataaaatcaacTGTCTCAAAAAAGTCtaacacattttatttcagGTTGTATATATTATATGGGTATTCCATGTAGTATAGTATAGCAAAGTAGAGTAGAGTAAATTAATCAAATACAACCTGTGCTTTTCTGGCAGAAATAATGCAGGTGTATGGTCAGCAGATGTCACCCTATTCCCAGTTTGCAGACACTAACTTTGTGTATTGTTAATATTTAGACAAATAGAAGATAATATTTTACCATACATTATAATACTTAAATCCTTTCttcatcattttaaaaacaaacaactaaaCTATATGAGACATAAAATCCATTACTTGCCACAATTATAAAATTATTGACAAGgacgttttttttcctcccaaaaTCATcatattaaacaaaaaaatatgttATGGCACATTCGTCACGTGTCTTTAATCAGAATATTGCAATTTTGGGAAACTACAAAAACATTAGTTCTTTAGCATTGTCATTTTACTGAAGGTTAGAATATTCAGAAATAAATCCATTTCATCATTATCAATTTCAAAACATCAGCCTCATGCGTGTTATTCTGTACTTTGCTGGATGCACCAAGATACCACCAGCCAAAGGATTTCATAGGATCAGTGGTTTGGTTCCGAGCTCCCCTGGTAATGTGTGTCAAAGTGTCCTTAGCAAAACACTGAAGCCCAAGTTGCCACCTGTGTGTCAGGTTAAGCTAGAATACCACTAAGATAGAAAAGACCCGACTGTTTAACCAGCTATGGCACTACGCGGCTCTATttaagttactgtaaatgtccGGTCACATTGAGCACATCTGTGACGTTATGATGTCATAGAATGTTAAGTAACCCCAAGGTGAACCTGTGGACGTTTTACGTGCTGCAGCAGGCATTAATCATcccgtcctctctcctccgcctACTAAACCAGGGCCGTTCAGCGACTGGGAGTTGTGGTGTTGGCAAACAGATCCAGACGAGCGAACATCCAGTCTAATTACACGTTCCTTTTCCACCACTGAGAGGTTAAACAAGGAATTCTGTAATCTCCTTTTAGGCCTGACCATATAAGGATATCCAGGAAACACATTTGAGGTTCAGGGAGGAAATACAGGAGGTCTTTATTTAGacttactactgtatgtgctttatTTCCAGGAATGAGTCTGTTTTTCCAAGAACATCGTGCAACCCTGAGGATGACGGGTCGCAGAAAATTTAGcctctgagcgtgtgtgtttgttttccctccatATTAAATAATCTCAATTTGTCTGGTCTAGATAAACATTTTACGTCTGTGTTTGAACAATGCACCACAGTCTGTAATTCATCATTAGGCAACAAATTACCATCCAACCACTGGTCAACCAgatagtaaataaaaaaacacccatTTCACCGGAAACAGGCACGATCCTGTCTGGCCCTCCTTTCCTCTGTGAGTGGGtgagtttgtttttccagcaggCCACAAACCCTATAGTTTAGTATGCTGCTCTATATTTCACTTACAATTTGAGAGGGGCAGGAAAACTACCGTCTGAataaaaacatgtgtgtgtgtatttgtggtgTGTGAGATGATGTGCAATCATCGTGCCAGCGTCTGTTTTGTTTAGTACTTGCTCTCCAGGACAAATACACCTTTGCATGTCGCCGGGAGTGACAGACATCCGGGTGGAAGTGATGCAATCATCCTAATTGAGGTTCATTCTATACATAAGTGGAGTCTGGTGCAGCCTCTCCACCCATCGCGCTTTTACCGTCTCGACCGCCAGCTTCCATACGCGGCTCTGAACAGCCTCTGGatcctcctgtctgctgctaaAGACCCGCTAACTACGCTTCTCACAGCTCTCAATCCAACAAACAGAAGGtaatttatcttttatttatagagtttgttttaatttagttgcttttttgcttttcttactTTGTGCTTAGATCCTTTTTATAACTGGTTGCTCATTCTTTCAAAAGCatattttagtatttagtattttttcaattgttttgtttccttgacatgcttgttttacattttcaatGTAATTTCATTGACTTAAACGTTAGCTATTATAACTTCATATacataatgtttgtttgttccagAATGAAGCTATCTTTGGTAATACTTTGCCTCATTGGGGCAGTTTTTGCCAACCCAGTAAGTATGAAATGATAATATGAATCTTTTAAAATGAATCTACTTTTGAAAATCACTTTAACCTAAAAGTACACAGACCTATTTCTACTCAAAGGAGAAAAATGTGAaccaaaacataaataaaacaaaattgtAATGTATTGTATTTAGTGCCATTTGTGAATCAGCTTTTAACTCACTAATAACATTTTCAACAGATTCCATACAACGCTGTTTTGGAAACTAGTGAGCTTGAGGCGAACACGGTGAGTTCCAGACAATGAACATTACTtttttccatctctgtctcaTCTCTAATTTAGCAATTCAGAGACTAttgtttacagtatgtctgctgTATACAGTCTATGGTGGTTGCAGCCACGACCACAACTATTGATGCAGCCGTGAAAGCTTATAATCAAATATGCATTTAAGggtttttttgttcatttttttttttacagactgAAAGCTTGTCTCTGTCGCAATCATCTGAAAATGACATGTCTCAGCATCAGGTACTGCACATTCATGCCAGCAATGAGTAAATGATTATTTTGAGTCACTTTTGAAGATTCAATTTTGAAAATTCATTCTGTCTTTGTTGCAGAACTCTGCCGAAAATACCTCAGAGCAAGTGAGTCCTGGTGATTTCTGTCCTCTTCCTTACACAAGGAGCAGGATGTAATTGTGGTGTACTGTAACTATGTGCAAGTGAATTCATCTAATTAAATTATATCGATCTTTCCAGAGTTCCGAGTCAGAGTCGCTAGAAACCACATCAGAGGACACGGTAGGTCATGTCATCTGTTTACATCCCAACATTACTGGTGTTGGTACTTGAGTAGCAGGTTATATTAAAATAGTCACACTGTTTACCCTCACTACTCATAGAtttaaagatgaaaatgaaaacataaagtATTGTCTTTAGTAAAGAATGACAGAAATGAGAATGAGTGTAACATGGCTTATTTACCTACAACTTTGTGAATTGTCCCTTTTAAGTTTATTCTTTTctaatgtttaatatttgtcTTCACCAAACAGACTTCAGAGGAGAGTAACAGTCAGTCAGATGAGAGCAATCAGGTAAATGATCAATATGATTTGCCACTTCTTAAAGTAATCACATTATTCCGACTCTGACCAcacctttttattatttgataCCCTTCTGCAGATCACTCAGGATTTAATCTCTGAAACCCGAGACGACAGCATGGGCAGTGAGGAGAACGTTCGAAAGGTGAGACAAACGTTTTACCTCAAAGTCTTCCTATTAAAAGCGTTTCCTGTTCATCCCCCATTCATATGCTCTGTTCATTCTCTGCCTCAGAACCTGGTTCCGATGCTTGCGAAGGTTGCCAACGCCCTGAGCGCAGAGGACGACAACAGCacggaggtcaaaggtcagccagACCTGAGCAACGAGCAGACCGACAAGCTGCCCGCCTTCACCGCTTTCAAACAGGGGGCCGCAGCCGCGCAGCCGGCGGACACCCCCGCCGGCAGCAGCGACACCACCAGCGAGAGCGCGGAGTCCAGTGACGTCACCACGGCCGCGccggacagcagcagc encodes the following:
- the sparcl1 gene encoding SPARC-like protein 1; translated protein: MRACLVFICLLAVTFALSVKNKHHGKHHRLRKASHATKEQDIVTEETNKPQLLPTLSPLEPTTHKQETQEQRSEGNANTNKEDGELEGTERGDESPAVLMSEEELVEVLRKEAEEEEEVERRELKEGEDEAHRSTLETARGDEYEEAEGEQKKREEEEVAHEEETMEESVVGKVEEEVEKVPQGDPMTSVAQLEETGSTESEIPGDVDYAADTEVLQPAEGKSHIDDTQYVLKTDVADVKEKEDSEKELLPVSDDYDQDVQNTEAADSDGDASDEERLQEDKESQAKRKDVSEDVDAPEAKGNTERDSGREGESAKMDGEGKTRKQKKNQRAKNRSPQREVAQPGPDQNQQEPQDSHNTVHKAKRRRAGKWGPLVGMNPVQIRSTVELYPSSRPSPGGGTHDPEAPADPCEDFHCKRGKMCKLDADNKPGCVCQEASACPPSVNEFEHVCGTDNRTYDTSCQLFATKCSLEGTKKGHRLHLDYTGPCKLIPACVDTELVQFPLRMRDWLKNVLLQLYEHDSASPGYLTPKQRFRVTKIFESERRLHAGDHPVELLAQDFEKNYNMYIYPVHWQFAQLDQHPSDRLLSHSELAPLRVPLVPMEHCTSRFFQVCDADKDKQVSFKEWTSCFGIKHEDMDVNLLF
- the scpp9 gene encoding secretory calcium-binding phosphoprotein 9 translates to MKFLLLTTFAAMFCCVSAGKTQRLLAALMANGALGNGVNPALVAAGLTPPLVVGGGAGVAGQPQMAQFAPGAFAVPNMYPMPAYQYPMMGVPQMAPMAPMAPMAPMAPMAPMAPMAPMNVAQQPAGGAAGGAMPQQLAPQPGPLTRFRRQLMTQQNALKSTVDTQAPVPTDATATTGCEEQGRHQGN
- the scpp1 gene encoding secretory calcium-binding phosphoprotein 1, whose protein sequence is MKLSLVILCLIGAVFANPIPYNAVLETSELEANTTESLSLSQSSENDMSQHQNSAENTSEQSSESESLETTSEDTTSEESNSQSDESNQITQDLISETRDDSMGSEENVRKNLVPMLAKVANALSAEDDNSTEVKGQPDLSNEQTDKLPAFTAFKQGAAAAQPADTPAGSSDTTSESAESSDVTTAAPDSSSSSESNESSDESRSPEDSGASDSAELPQIRAQPCGNATQSCESEEVFQAIGDDGHHPVDTLMAPDEEEMELSLRRR